Proteins co-encoded in one Erwinia sp. genomic window:
- a CDS encoding hypothetical protein (ID:JIFNMEKO_02305;~source:Prodigal:2.6), whose translation MSKAFTAEFKVEAAKLVLDQNYTHGEAAKAMNVSLSAINRRVKSLRIERQGKRPRGCL comes from the coding sequence ATGAGCAAAGCATTTACTGCTGAATTTAAAGTCGAAGCGGCAAAACTGGTCCTGGATCAGAACTACACTCACGGCGAGGCGGCTAAGGCGATGAACGTCAGCCTCTCCGCCATCAACCGCCGGGTAAAATCGTTACGTATCGAGCGCCAGGGAAAACGCCCCCGGGGCTGCCTCTGA
- a CDS encoding hypothetical protein (ID:JIFNMEKO_02306;~source:Prodigal:2.6), whose translation MGPDGTVIARDVADYRALSLVEAVIALRRHPFGLQAPEEPLHRGIIPAVTPATHALLYPTAPQSLPVLTAGIVAALIAVEHHACWLTPKLPGHLQCFDREGRVRRRRYRPAHRFAGEQIQHCCQISPAFSRPDIRHIAAPDLIRRGNRELPVEMVRYFNVFVPAAFEFMRRDLATGDIQLFHQLTGQPSPESDALSADHRGDTSRASRATTGVPDFTDETPFNGTLGVRIPAIFTNVAITASVNTEQPAQWRYRVVRPQTVYYRELFRESGIKSAVAFFRISFSISRRCIRFLISLSSVCSGVRGSPGGVFPGARYVTILPGG comes from the coding sequence GTGGGGCCGGATGGCACTGTAATAGCCCGTGATGTAGCTGATTATCGCGCTCTGAGCCTCGTTGAAGCTGTTATAGCCCTTCGTCGGCACCCATTCGGTCTTCAGGCTCCGGAAGAACCGCTCCATCGGGGCATTATCCCAGCAGTTACCCCGGCGACTCATGCTCTGCTTTATCCGACAGCGCCACAGAGCCTGCCGGTACTGACGGCTGGTATAGTGGCTGCCCTGATCGCTGTGGAACATCACGCCTGTTGGCTTACCCCGAAGCTCCCAGGCCATCTGCAATGCTTTGACCGTGAGGGCCGGGTCCGGCGACGTCGATATCGCCCAGCCCACAGGTTTGCGGGCGAACAGATCCAGCACTGCTGCCAGATAAGCCCAGCATTTTCCCGTCCAGATATACGTCACATCGCCGCACCAGACCTGATCCGGCGCGGTAACCGCGAACTGCCGGTCGAGATGGTTCGGTATTTCAATGTGTTCGTTCCCGCCGCGTTTGAATTTATGCGCCGGGACCTGGCAACTGGCGATATCCAGCTCTTTCATCAGCTTACCGGCCAGCCATCGCCCGAGTCTGACGCCCTTAGCGCTGACCATCGTGGCGATACTTCTCGCGCCAGCAGAGCCACCACTGGCGTTCCAGACTTCACTGACGAGACTCCGTTTAACGGCACGCTCGGCGTCAGAATCCCTGCCATCTTTACGAATGTAGCGATAACTGCTTCGGTGAACACCGAACAGCCGGCCCAATGGCGCTACCGGGTAGTGCGCCCTCAGACTGTCTATTATCGTGAACTGTTCAGGGAGTCCGGCATCAAGAGCGCGGTAGCCTTTTTTAGGATTTCATTCTCCATTTCAAGGCGTTGTATCCGTTTTCTCATTTCCCTGAGTTCAGTCTGCTCAGGCGTCAGAGGCAGCCCCGGGGGCGTTTTCCCTGGCGCTCGATACGTAACGATTTTACCCGGCGGTTGA
- the kdpB gene encoding Potassium-transporting ATPase ATP-binding subunit (ID:JIFNMEKO_02307;~source:Prodigal:2.6), which translates to MNQSGCSTNSQVVWPKLVDHYTFTAQRRMSGADIGARTLRKGAADAVRRHVEQLGGTMPRDVEQQVSVVARRGETPLVVAEGATVMGVVALKDIVKNGIRSRFAELRKMGIKTVMVTGDNALTAAAIATEAGVDDFLAEATPEAKLALIRQYQGEGRIVAMTGDGTNDAPALAQADVAVAMNSGTQAAKEAGNMVDLDSNPTKLLEVVHIGKQMLMTRGSLTTFSIANDMAKYFAIIPAAFAASYPQLNALNIMQLHSPASAIRSAVIFNALIIILLIPLALKGVSYRPLPAAALLRRNPWRYGVGGLIAPFVGIKVIDLILTALFAL; encoded by the coding sequence ATGAATCAGAGCGGCTGTTCCACGAACAGTCAGGTCGTGTGGCCAAAATTAGTTGACCACTACACTTTTACTGCCCAGAGAAGGATGAGTGGGGCCGATATCGGCGCTCGCACGCTCAGAAAAGGCGCTGCTGATGCTGTTCGCCGTCATGTAGAACAGCTGGGTGGCACAATGCCTCGTGATGTAGAACAACAGGTAAGCGTTGTCGCCCGCCGGGGAGAAACCCCGTTAGTGGTAGCCGAGGGAGCCACCGTCATGGGCGTGGTTGCGTTAAAAGATATCGTTAAAAATGGCATTCGTTCACGTTTTGCTGAACTGCGAAAAATGGGCATCAAAACGGTGATGGTCACAGGCGATAATGCACTGACTGCAGCGGCTATTGCCACCGAGGCGGGTGTTGATGATTTTTTAGCCGAAGCAACCCCTGAAGCAAAACTGGCGTTGATCCGTCAGTATCAAGGCGAGGGACGTATTGTTGCCATGACCGGCGATGGCACCAATGATGCGCCGGCTCTGGCTCAGGCTGATGTGGCTGTAGCGATGAATTCCGGTACGCAGGCAGCCAAAGAAGCGGGTAATATGGTCGATCTTGACTCCAATCCTACCAAATTGCTCGAAGTAGTACATATCGGTAAACAGATGCTGATGACCCGGGGATCACTGACGACGTTCAGCATCGCTAATGATATGGCAAAGTATTTTGCCATTATTCCCGCAGCTTTTGCTGCCAGCTATCCCCAGTTAAACGCATTGAATATTATGCAGTTGCACTCGCCGGCCTCGGCCATACGCTCTGCAGTCATCTTTAATGCCTTGATCATTATTCTGTTGATCCCGCTGGCACTGAAAGGTGTGAGTTATCGTCCTTTGCCTGCGGCTGCACTGCTGCGTCGCAATCCGTGGCGCTACGGTGTCGGTGGACTTATCGCCCCGTTCGTTGGCATTAAAGTGATTGATCTTATTCTGACCGCACTGTTTGCTCTATAA
- the kdpC gene encoding Potassium-transporting ATPase KdpC subunit (ID:JIFNMEKO_02308;~source:Prodigal:2.6), which translates to MSLLRPAILLLVLLTAVTGVGYPLLVTGVSGSLFPSQAEGTRVNLDGEVRGSLLIGQNFERAEYFHGRPSATSGVPYNAQLSSGSNLAVSNPDLDHQIEGRVSALRKENPGASATVPVELVTTSASGLDPDISVSAALWQIPRIAAARKIPASEIEKLVEDTTATPMLHFMGLPVVNVLALNLALDALTSPGERVH; encoded by the coding sequence ATGTCTCTGTTACGACCCGCCATTCTGCTATTAGTGCTACTGACTGCCGTCACGGGTGTCGGCTACCCTCTGCTGGTTACCGGTGTGTCCGGTAGCTTATTTCCGTCTCAGGCAGAAGGAACTCGTGTAAACCTTGACGGGGAGGTACGGGGTTCACTGCTGATTGGTCAGAACTTCGAGCGTGCTGAATACTTTCATGGCCGGCCCTCGGCTACATCGGGAGTCCCTTACAACGCTCAGCTCTCTTCAGGCAGCAATCTCGCCGTCAGTAATCCCGACTTAGACCATCAAATCGAGGGCCGGGTGAGCGCACTACGTAAAGAGAATCCTGGGGCCAGCGCCACCGTCCCGGTTGAGTTAGTCACCACATCTGCCAGCGGACTCGATCCTGACATCTCGGTATCTGCGGCACTATGGCAGATTCCACGCATCGCTGCCGCTCGCAAAATACCTGCGAGCGAGATTGAGAAATTGGTAGAGGATACCACTGCGACTCCCATGTTACACTTTATGGGCCTGCCAGTGGTCAATGTACTGGCGCTTAATCTGGCACTTGATGCCCTGACGTCCCCCGGAGAAAGAGTGCACTGA
- the kdpD gene encoding Sensor protein KdpD (ID:JIFNMEKO_02309;~source:Prodigal:2.6) → MSESEHRPDPDKLLAKVTSPAQGKLKIFFGACAGVGKTWAMLAEARRLRVQGVDVLVGVVETHGRVETAAMLEGLPILEGNTSLNYGHGHFDLDAALTRHPAVILMDELAYSNAATARPPKRWQDIQELLDAGIDVLTTVNVQHLESLNDVIKDVAGIQVRETIPDSFFDSASEVVMVDLPPDDLHQRLREGKVYRPDQARRALHHFFRKDNLFVLRELALRRTADKVDEQRRAWHDVEEREDRAATTRDAILLCINTTTDSERLVRVAARLETKLGSEWHAVTVESSATSRQTTLTRQRIVNALQLAKRLGAVIGTLSDHDEAKTVVHYAHEHHLGKIIIGRPPHKRWRLKPHFIDRLRRLDPKADLIIVAVDTLVPTEEKERILFSSRKFYPQLRGSLAPIALCAVITFASQLLLAGFSPINLVMIYLLGVVVIALRFGRLPSIVAAIINIIAFDLCFVAPEGSFAVTDAQYLVTFTVMLIVGLLTGNMTAGIRYQARIARHRERSVRYLYQLTDGLSRAHAPGDVSGISQPLFTAALALRSEVWLPDEQGDLIPPAIRQLTHTPEASVLEWCFEKQQVMGAGSDTLPGLPHQLYPLFSAQQSLGVMVIEPMTSDHVSTPEQQRLLHTFIVLLSGTLERFALTQREQLARITAQREEIRNALLAGLSHDLRTPLTVLFGQVEMLMLDLSSEASGCIPQVNALRSQILSMVRLVNNILHMARLESEGFRLRTDWTTLDEVIGSALRSLEMTLDTEAIQLDLPDAIVLLQVDAPLLERVLVNLLENAGKYAGEEAQIGIEAHTDEQTIYISVWDNGPGIAPHAQASLFDKFTRGNNESAIPGVGMGLEICHTIVRMHHGNISASNRQQGGACFTFTLPLPEEAIFSEPPVE, encoded by the coding sequence ATGAGTGAGAGTGAACATCGCCCCGACCCTGATAAGCTACTGGCTAAAGTCACCTCCCCGGCGCAGGGAAAACTGAAAATTTTTTTTGGTGCCTGTGCAGGTGTAGGTAAAACGTGGGCAATGCTGGCTGAAGCCCGGCGACTGCGGGTGCAGGGTGTTGATGTGCTGGTTGGCGTGGTGGAAACTCATGGTCGGGTTGAAACCGCAGCGATGCTGGAAGGGTTACCGATACTCGAAGGAAACACATCGCTTAACTATGGTCATGGCCATTTCGATCTTGATGCTGCACTCACTCGTCATCCGGCAGTAATTTTGATGGATGAGCTGGCCTATAGCAATGCCGCGACTGCGCGGCCTCCCAAACGCTGGCAGGATATTCAGGAACTGCTGGATGCCGGTATTGATGTTCTGACCACAGTAAATGTTCAGCACCTGGAAAGCCTGAATGATGTGATTAAGGATGTGGCTGGCATTCAGGTGCGTGAGACAATCCCGGACAGTTTTTTTGATAGCGCCAGTGAAGTGGTGATGGTGGATTTACCACCAGACGATCTGCACCAGAGGCTGAGAGAGGGGAAGGTTTATCGTCCCGATCAGGCACGACGGGCATTACACCATTTCTTCCGCAAAGATAATTTGTTTGTACTACGTGAACTGGCGCTGCGACGCACAGCAGATAAGGTTGATGAACAACGCCGGGCCTGGCACGATGTGGAAGAGCGCGAGGATCGGGCAGCAACAACGCGTGATGCTATTCTTCTGTGTATTAATACCACCACTGACAGTGAACGTCTCGTGCGGGTTGCCGCCCGGCTGGAGACAAAGCTTGGGAGTGAATGGCATGCCGTCACGGTAGAAAGTAGTGCTACATCCAGGCAGACCACGCTGACCCGGCAACGCATCGTGAATGCATTACAACTGGCGAAACGGCTCGGTGCGGTGATCGGCACACTTTCCGATCATGATGAAGCGAAAACGGTGGTGCATTATGCACATGAACATCATCTGGGGAAGATTATTATCGGTCGACCGCCGCATAAGCGTTGGCGTCTGAAGCCCCATTTTATTGACCGCCTTCGACGACTGGACCCCAAAGCTGATCTCATCATTGTCGCCGTCGATACTCTGGTACCAACCGAAGAAAAAGAGAGGATACTCTTTTCATCACGTAAGTTTTACCCGCAATTACGCGGGTCACTGGCGCCCATCGCACTGTGTGCAGTAATCACTTTTGCCAGTCAGTTACTGTTAGCCGGTTTTTCCCCCATCAATCTGGTGATGATCTACCTGTTAGGGGTGGTAGTGATTGCGCTCCGTTTTGGTCGTCTGCCCTCAATCGTCGCCGCAATCATCAATATTATCGCCTTCGACCTCTGCTTTGTTGCACCGGAAGGTTCTTTCGCTGTCACGGATGCACAATATCTGGTGACCTTTACAGTGATGCTGATCGTTGGCCTGCTAACCGGGAATATGACTGCGGGGATTCGTTATCAGGCACGTATCGCACGGCACAGAGAGCGTAGTGTACGCTATCTCTATCAGTTAACCGATGGGTTGAGTCGTGCGCATGCACCCGGTGATGTCTCAGGGATCAGTCAACCTCTGTTTACTGCCGCACTGGCATTAAGAAGTGAAGTCTGGCTCCCCGATGAACAGGGAGATCTCATTCCCCCGGCGATTCGACAGTTGACACACACGCCAGAAGCCAGTGTGCTGGAGTGGTGTTTCGAAAAGCAACAAGTGATGGGAGCTGGCAGTGACACTCTTCCGGGGCTTCCCCATCAGTTATATCCTCTGTTTTCAGCTCAGCAGTCACTGGGTGTGATGGTTATCGAACCAATGACATCAGACCATGTGTCAACGCCCGAGCAGCAGCGTCTGCTACACACTTTTATTGTTTTGCTGTCAGGGACGCTTGAACGTTTTGCCCTGACACAACGTGAACAACTGGCCAGAATAACGGCGCAACGTGAAGAGATCCGCAATGCACTGCTGGCAGGATTATCTCATGATCTCCGCACACCACTCACGGTACTATTTGGTCAGGTGGAGATGCTGATGCTCGATCTCAGTAGTGAGGCATCAGGCTGTATTCCACAGGTCAATGCGTTACGCAGCCAGATTCTCAGTATGGTCAGGCTGGTGAACAACATCCTCCATATGGCAAGACTGGAATCAGAGGGTTTCCGTTTGCGTACGGACTGGACCACGCTGGATGAAGTGATTGGCAGCGCTTTACGCTCGCTGGAAATGACACTGGATACAGAAGCCATTCAACTCGACCTCCCGGATGCAATTGTGCTGTTGCAGGTTGATGCGCCGTTACTGGAGCGCGTGTTAGTCAATCTGCTGGAGAATGCAGGCAAATATGCCGGAGAAGAAGCGCAAATAGGTATTGAGGCTCACACTGATGAGCAAACTATTTATATCAGCGTCTGGGATAACGGACCCGGAATTGCACCACATGCACAGGCATCACTGTTCGATAAATTTACCCGGGGAAATAACGAATCCGCAATACCGGGTGTAGGCATGGGACTGGAAATTTGTCATACTATTGTGCGCATGCACCATGGAAATATCAGCGCCAGTAACCGCCAACAAGGTGGAGCATGCTTTACCTTCACATTGCCCTTACCCGAAGAGGCGATTTTCAGCGAACCCCCGGTAGAATAA
- the kdpE gene encoding KDP operon transcriptional regulatory protein KdpE (ID:JIFNMEKO_02310;~source:Prodigal:2.6), producing MKTILIIDDEKHICRFLRSSLESDACLVHEANTLHRGLTQAAARQPDLVILDLGLPDGDGVRFIREFRQWSNNAVIVLSTRHGEEEKIAALDAGADDFLCKPFAMGELQAKVRVALRRQTQHKETVVTFGDVTVNLTAHTVMRNGEHIHLTPTEFRLLALLLDNPGKVLTQAQILKHVWGPSTGNSQYLRIYMGHLRQKLEVQPAKPVHFITENGVGYRFT from the coding sequence ATGAAAACTATTTTGATCATAGATGATGAAAAACATATCTGCCGTTTTCTGCGATCCAGCCTCGAATCTGATGCATGTCTGGTGCATGAAGCCAACACCCTGCACAGAGGCCTGACCCAGGCGGCCGCACGCCAGCCTGACCTGGTGATCCTCGATTTAGGTCTGCCGGATGGTGACGGCGTACGCTTTATCCGGGAATTTCGTCAGTGGAGCAATAATGCGGTTATCGTGCTTTCTACACGCCACGGCGAAGAAGAAAAGATTGCCGCCCTTGATGCCGGCGCGGATGATTTTCTCTGTAAACCCTTCGCGATGGGGGAGCTTCAGGCCAAGGTTCGGGTCGCATTACGGCGACAGACGCAACACAAAGAGACGGTAGTTACTTTTGGTGACGTCACCGTTAATCTCACTGCACATACGGTGATGCGCAACGGTGAACATATCCACCTGACCCCTACTGAGTTTCGGCTGCTCGCGCTGCTGCTGGATAATCCCGGTAAGGTACTGACTCAGGCGCAGATTTTGAAGCATGTGTGGGGGCCAAGTACCGGCAACAGCCAGTATCTGCGCATTTATATGGGGCATCTGCGGCAGAAACTGGAAGTACAGCCTGCAAAACCTGTCCATTTTATCACTGAAAATGGGGTCGGTTACCGATTCACCTGA
- a CDS encoding hypothetical protein (ID:JIFNMEKO_02311;~source:Prodigal:2.6): MFRCFRHPIWFFVMLVFSQYSHAVQDEYQQPQPEMADTLQGMASLLAHPDKYSDNLSNARIREEAALKARLLAEAKARAEEAAKLREAAEAKARAEALVRNRIEEQEKARREAIAKAREDAQAKTREKAAIKAQAAEEARLKKEEEKQAREDAARKARDELASRERAEQEEKADKAEKVKEPPAGKSPAVDPQKTETKVPTPEVAGQSSSDSAKANQRDAVAPMPQENKNGPCTLCLGPVNFDKVTRSNGATEVTLRAGVTDAKGRMVLSVPLIFKANNQAIPSVHDTISDVSGQGIYTFTTFSKGKTDVEITINEKTYQLSIIL; the protein is encoded by the coding sequence ATGTTCCGTTGTTTCAGACACCCGATATGGTTTTTCGTTATGCTGGTTTTTTCTCAGTATAGTCATGCTGTTCAGGATGAGTATCAACAGCCACAGCCGGAAATGGCAGACACACTGCAGGGGATGGCTTCTCTGTTGGCTCATCCAGATAAATATTCAGATAACCTGTCTAACGCCCGTATACGTGAAGAGGCCGCTTTGAAGGCGAGGCTGCTGGCGGAAGCGAAAGCCCGGGCTGAGGAAGCAGCCAAACTCCGCGAAGCTGCTGAAGCGAAAGCCCGCGCAGAGGCTCTGGTCAGAAATCGGATAGAAGAGCAAGAAAAAGCGCGCCGCGAAGCGATAGCAAAAGCCCGGGAAGATGCACAAGCAAAAACTCGCGAGAAAGCAGCTATCAAAGCACAAGCCGCAGAAGAAGCTCGTCTTAAAAAAGAAGAAGAAAAACAGGCGCGTGAAGATGCTGCACGCAAAGCGAGAGACGAACTGGCATCGAGAGAACGAGCAGAACAGGAAGAGAAAGCAGATAAAGCTGAAAAGGTGAAAGAGCCCCCAGCCGGGAAATCGCCTGCTGTGGATCCGCAAAAAACAGAAACTAAAGTACCTACCCCTGAGGTTGCAGGCCAATCCTCTTCTGACAGCGCTAAAGCGAATCAGCGCGATGCCGTAGCACCTATGCCCCAGGAAAATAAAAACGGGCCTTGCACCCTGTGTCTGGGGCCTGTCAATTTTGATAAAGTGACGCGCAGCAACGGAGCGACAGAAGTGACATTGCGTGCCGGAGTGACAGATGCGAAAGGACGGATGGTATTGTCAGTACCTTTGATTTTCAAAGCTAATAATCAGGCAATTCCCTCTGTTCATGACACCATTTCCGATGTTTCAGGACAGGGTATTTATACTTTCACTACCTTCAGCAAGGGTAAAACTGATGTAGAGATTACTATCAATGAAAAAACGTATCAGCTAAGCATTATACTCTGA
- the pglK gene encoding Protein glycosylation K (ID:JIFNMEKO_02312;~source:Prodigal:2.6), with protein sequence MKSQTHPEDRAILSFIHAAKCMLNHFSIGDSSHQWGIFLASIHPSSTPEGLIAQAEDVFNLTFTPVDLNMLLPDNYHYLLHDGNEWFFTKDVNSYSSDAATAYIVRERQTVDKSFSIMRLIRNKSILAIFVVSFLVNIFALTTPLYFNAIYGRIIPAGAESSLWTLSFIAFLCFLCEFLLKQSKKKYTFKLLSQYKDTLQSDIFSMITRVNSSKENHWGRERGYAIRLLKELNMLFWGLLSTNFLDIFFVFLFLSVIYIMSGSLVLVPIIFLIVELGLGLYFTYFFEEKKQPMMKDIDDTAVENHRINGVEENLNSVNFYQESTFYHISQYNQQQRQTLSSLLAFVSSCQSIFITVMAFFLIQQHTLSVASLFAVIILSSRISQSAMSFVQVIPTIKTITHKVNELKAFLKKNEIQPVETLSDLPAHFKWSLQEVTFGYEKTMPLFDRLNLTINSGEKIAFIGHAGSGKTVLAKLLTGVLSPEQGKLCVIDQHGQRVAPQALNREMHYMPQQPFFFGDSLMTHLCSEKPFTEEQCKKVLTQDFLSWLPPLLNNGLYTWFQHLPYPLSAAQKSLLMLPRFQLTERQIWVWDEPLLLAENKVKQKFITAARNKMTQETTLLLFTDNVDYLELVDRVVAFNNGKIIFDGPRSEFIQQYAN encoded by the coding sequence ATGAAATCACAAACACACCCCGAAGATCGAGCCATACTCTCTTTCATTCATGCAGCAAAGTGCATGCTGAATCATTTTTCTATTGGTGATTCATCACATCAATGGGGAATTTTTCTTGCTTCAATTCATCCATCCAGCACACCAGAAGGCTTAATTGCTCAGGCGGAAGATGTCTTTAATCTGACATTCACTCCCGTTGATCTAAACATGCTGTTACCAGATAATTATCATTATCTTTTGCATGATGGTAATGAATGGTTTTTCACCAAAGATGTAAATAGCTACTCTTCGGATGCCGCCACTGCTTATATAGTGAGAGAGCGTCAAACGGTGGATAAATCTTTTTCCATTATGAGGCTAATCAGAAATAAAAGTATCCTGGCTATTTTTGTTGTTTCTTTTCTGGTTAATATCTTTGCATTAACCACACCGCTTTATTTTAATGCCATTTACGGAAGAATTATTCCCGCAGGCGCCGAGTCTTCATTATGGACATTGTCATTTATCGCTTTTCTTTGCTTTTTATGTGAGTTTCTTTTAAAGCAGAGTAAGAAAAAGTATACGTTCAAACTACTTTCTCAGTATAAAGACACATTGCAGTCTGATATTTTTTCAATGATAACAAGAGTCAATAGCAGTAAAGAGAATCATTGGGGAAGAGAGCGGGGCTATGCGATAAGATTGTTGAAAGAATTGAATATGCTGTTTTGGGGACTTTTGTCGACCAATTTTCTGGATATATTTTTCGTTTTTTTGTTTTTGTCAGTAATTTATATAATGTCTGGCTCTTTGGTATTAGTGCCGATCATTTTTCTTATTGTCGAGTTGGGTCTTGGTCTGTATTTTACTTATTTTTTCGAAGAGAAAAAACAGCCAATGATGAAGGATATTGACGATACCGCCGTTGAAAATCACCGTATCAACGGCGTTGAAGAAAATCTGAATTCTGTTAACTTTTATCAAGAGTCTACATTTTATCATATCAGTCAATATAACCAACAACAACGACAGACCTTATCTTCACTATTGGCTTTCGTCAGCTCATGCCAAAGTATTTTCATTACCGTTATGGCTTTTTTCCTTATCCAGCAACATACACTCTCGGTTGCTTCATTGTTTGCGGTCATCATACTCTCCTCAAGAATCAGTCAGTCAGCTATGTCGTTTGTTCAGGTTATACCCACAATCAAAACCATTACTCACAAAGTTAATGAATTAAAAGCGTTCCTGAAAAAAAATGAGATTCAGCCTGTCGAGACGTTGAGTGATCTTCCTGCACATTTTAAATGGTCACTGCAGGAGGTGACTTTTGGTTATGAAAAGACAATGCCACTTTTTGACAGATTAAATCTGACTATCAATAGTGGTGAAAAGATTGCATTTATTGGTCATGCGGGTAGTGGAAAAACCGTGCTGGCGAAATTGTTAACCGGAGTTTTATCACCAGAGCAAGGAAAACTGTGTGTCATCGATCAGCATGGACAAAGAGTAGCCCCGCAAGCGTTGAACCGTGAGATGCATTATATGCCGCAGCAACCTTTCTTCTTTGGTGATTCGCTGATGACTCATTTGTGCTCAGAGAAGCCATTTACTGAAGAACAGTGTAAGAAAGTGCTGACACAGGATTTCCTCAGCTGGTTGCCACCGCTATTGAACAATGGTTTGTATACCTGGTTCCAGCACTTGCCTTATCCTCTCTCAGCTGCACAGAAGAGTTTACTCATGCTGCCCCGCTTCCAACTTACAGAAAGGCAAATATGGGTATGGGATGAACCATTGTTGCTGGCTGAAAATAAGGTGAAACAGAAATTCATCACTGCCGCCAGAAATAAAATGACTCAGGAGACGACACTTCTGCTCTTCACCGATAATGTAGATTATCTCGAGCTCGTCGATCGCGTTGTGGCTTTCAATAATGGCAAAATTATATTTGATGGTCCGCGATCTGAATTTATTCAACAGTATGCTAATTAA